The genomic stretch TGCAGACGCTTGTTTATTAGTCGCACCTTACTACAACAAGCCAACACAAGAAGGTCTTTACCAGCATTACAAAGCAGTGGCTGAGGCGGTTAATATCCCCCAAATTCTTTATAACGTTCCTGGCCGAACAGGGGTAGATTTAAGCAACGAAACTACATTGCGCCTCGCCGAGATTAAAAACATTGTTGGCATCAAAGACGCAACAGGAAGTATTGAACGCGCCACAGACCTCATTATCCGTGCACCCAAAGATTTTGCGATTTACAGTGGCGATGATGCAACTGGCATGGCACTGATGTTGATTGGTGGCAAAGGCGTGATTTCTGTGACCGCCAATGTTGCACCAAAACTCATGCACGAAATGTGCATGGCTGCGATGTCCGGAAAAACGGCAGAGGCCTGTGCGATCAATGCACAACTATTTGCACTTCACCAAAAATTATTCGTTGAAGCCAACCCTATTCCTGTGAAATGGGTACTTAATCAGATGGGCCTCATCAACACCGGCATTCGTCTGCCACTCGTACCACTTTCAGCATCCAATCATCAATCGCTACTCAATGCGATGAAAAATGCGCGTATTTCACCAAAATAATGCATTACTTTAAGAGACCTTGCATGAATAAAAATAAAATCAAACCATTCATCCTCGCTAGCCTATTAGGGTTAGCAGTGACTGGTTGCGACTCCATTCCTTTCATGAACAACACCCCTGACTACAAAGGCGCTGGAAGAGCAAGGCCGTTAGAAGTCCCGCCTGATTTAACTTCTATTTCATCCAACGACACTTACACGGTGCCGGGCGGATCAACCACTTATTCCGAGTTTAGCCAAGGACAAGACACCCCTGCTGAAAAAGAAAAAATTCTACCGACGCCTGACAGCGTTCGTCTTGAGCGTGCAGGTTCACAACGCTGGCTAGTTGTTCAAGCCCCGCCAGAAAAAATATGGCCGGTTATCCGTGAGTTTTGGGCAGAACTTGGTTTTGCAGTTCGTGTTGAAAATTCAGATACTGGCGTCATGGAAACTGAATGGGTTGACCCAAGCAGCTTAACCAAAGATGACAAAGGCAACTACCTAGACAAATTCCAAGGCTGGTTAGATAGATTAAATACATTAGCTAATCGTCAAAAATTCCGCACGCGCCTTGATCGTGGCGAAAATGCGGAAACCACCGAAATTTACATGAGTCATCGTTCAGTTTCGGACACCCCTGATGATGGCAAAGTCAAAGTACGCAACAGACTGGGTGAATTTGACACCGGTTATGCGCCACAAAACCAAGCCAGAACGATTGCAGAAAAAGAACGTGCTGATGCCGAGGACCTGGACGCTGAATTGCTTCGCCGCTTAATGGTAAGACTTGGCGTAGAAGATCAAAAGTCTCGTAGTATTATGGCAACAAGCACCACTCAACTTCGCGCTTCATTAAACAAGGCCACTGACGGAACACTGACTTTAGCCGTGAATGATGGATTTGATCGTGCTTGGAGACGTGTTGGCCTAGCATTAGATCGGGTAGGCTTTGTCGTCGAAGATAAGAACCGCGCTAATGGTGTTTATTTTGTTCGATATACCGACGTTGACATCGATATGTCACCTAAAGACAAAAAAGGCTTACTCGATAATCTGAAGTTCTGGGGTGATGACAAAAAAGAAGAGAAGAAACCTGAACCCGTCATTGAGACTAAAAAAGAAGATTCTTCACTGACAGAAAAGCTTAAGTTCTGGAAACCAGCTGAGAAAACAACGGTTGACCCATCAAAACAATACCGTGTAAAAGTTGAAGAAAATGGCGAAACAGGCTCTAAAGTCACGATTGTTGATAAAGAAGGCAATAAATAAATCAGCACAGCCAACGTATTATCAATCTACTTTATGAGCAATTAAAATAACGCAAACCAGCATCCATGAGGTTTTCCTCAATCGGCAGTGGTAGCGCTGGCAATGGCCTATTAATTGAACAAGGTTCAACTAGGCTGTTGCTGGATTGTGGTTTTGGCTTGCGAGATGCCGAACAGCGCCTTGCTCGCATCAACATCACGCCAGATCAACTGACTGGCATTCTGATTACCCACGAACACGAAGATCATGCTGGTGGCGTTTTCAAGCTAGCCCGCAAATATCGCATTCCCGTTTGGCTAACGCACGGCACCTTCAAAATGATCGAAAAAATCCTGCCTGCTGAGCCGATTCAACTCAACATCATTGATAGTCACAGCCGTTTTAATATCCATGAGTTAGAAGTCAGCCCCTACCCTGTTCCACACGACGCCCGCGAACCAGTGCAGTATGTATTTTCAAATGGCGACAAAAAACTTGGGGTTCTCACAGACACAGGGTGCTCAACCCCCCACATTCAAAATATGCTGAGTGGTTGCCATGCTTTAATGCTCGAGTGTAATCACGATCTTGAAATGCTGATGAATGGCATTTATCCGATGTCACTTAAACAACGAGTCAGCGGTCGTCTAGGCCATCTTGATAATATAAGTGCTGCAAACATTCTGAGCAAACTAGACAACCATCATCTAAAACACATCATTGCCGCACATTTAAGCGAAAAAAATAACACACCAGCACTTGCGATCAGTGCTTTAAGCAATGCACTCAACTGCGAAAAAAATTGGATTGGCATTGCCGAACAAGACAAGGGATTTGATTGGCGAGAAATTTAATTGACTAATGCAGTCAATATTTTATTTTTTTAATTCTTAGGCCAAATATTCACAAACGACAGAAACAAAAAAGCCGACTAAAAGTCGGCTTTTTTGATGAGTTAAAGTTAGTAAACTAACATTTAGACTCTAGCTAAATTACTTAGCTTCAGCAGCTGGAGCAGCTTCTGCAGGAGCAGCAGCAGCGTCAGCAGCAGGAGCAGCAGGAGCAGCATCAGCTGGAGCAGCTTCAGCAGCTGGAGCAGCATCAACAGCAGGAGCAGCTTCTTCTTTTTGACCACAAGCAGTTAAAGCAAGAGCTAACAAAGCAGCAAGGATAGCAGAACGTGTCATTTTAAATTCCCTTAACATATATAAAAAGATAAACCATTACGGCACATCAAAGCACCGAGTGAGAAAATTTTAACAGCATCCCTTAAAAAAAACACTACTTTTTTAACAATTAATCACGTTTTAATTGCGCAAATGTCATATTTCTGCAAAATATCTTTTGTTGCAGTTTAGTTTAATGACGATTTTAAGAATTATTGCAGAAATATAATACAGCCTGCCAAATACCATGCATGCATTTCGGCTATGAATGCATCTCCTAAATTTGTCGCCTCCGCCATCTCTTGAGGGGTTAACTTACGCGTGTTTGATAACTGCGCCAGCAAGTTCTCCGCGTCGGCCTCTATGGTGATTGCTTCACCATTTAAATAGTACACATGGTTTGCAATCAACAATTGGCTTTTGAAGCTCAATTGTATGCCCTGGCTTTTCATGCGCTTTTCAAAGGCCTGCTGGGAAATCTGTTTGGGAGAGTCAAACACCACATGTGACTTTGGCTCGGTTAAATACTGCCCCAAAAAATCTGCGACATCCTCATCACCCCATTTAAGACCGTCTAATATGGATGAAACCTGCGCCACCATCGCTTGGCCAATGACTGCAGAATTAGCCTGAGGAGCCAACTCTGGATCAGCATATCTCCCTGACAATCTGCGACGCTCATGCAGATAGTCTAAAAACTTTCCAGCAAGCTCCTGAGCAGTAGGCGCTCTAAAACCAATGGAATAAGTCATGCAATCGCCAACCGCAATCCCCCAATGCGCCACTTGTGGCGGTAAGTAAAGCATGTCGCCAGCAGAGAGCGTAAAAGTCTGCTCTGTATTGAAGTGCTTTAAAATACGC from Candidatus Methylopumilus turicensis encodes the following:
- the dapA gene encoding 4-hydroxy-tetrahydrodipicolinate synthase; amino-acid sequence: MLQGSFVAIVTPMLADGSLDIPSLHHLIDFHIDAGTDGIVIVGTTGESPTVDYDEHRELIKTTVNYVAGRIPVIAGTGANATREAIELTQAAKDLGADACLLVAPYYNKPTQEGLYQHYKAVAEAVNIPQILYNVPGRTGVDLSNETTLRLAEIKNIVGIKDATGSIERATDLIIRAPKDFAIYSGDDATGMALMLIGGKGVISVTANVAPKLMHEMCMAAMSGKTAEACAINAQLFALHQKLFVEANPIPVKWVLNQMGLINTGIRLPLVPLSASNHQSLLNAMKNARISPK
- the bamC gene encoding outer membrane protein assembly factor BamC, with the protein product MNKNKIKPFILASLLGLAVTGCDSIPFMNNTPDYKGAGRARPLEVPPDLTSISSNDTYTVPGGSTTYSEFSQGQDTPAEKEKILPTPDSVRLERAGSQRWLVVQAPPEKIWPVIREFWAELGFAVRVENSDTGVMETEWVDPSSLTKDDKGNYLDKFQGWLDRLNTLANRQKFRTRLDRGENAETTEIYMSHRSVSDTPDDGKVKVRNRLGEFDTGYAPQNQARTIAEKERADAEDLDAELLRRLMVRLGVEDQKSRSIMATSTTQLRASLNKATDGTLTLAVNDGFDRAWRRVGLALDRVGFVVEDKNRANGVYFVRYTDVDIDMSPKDKKGLLDNLKFWGDDKKEEKKPEPVIETKKEDSSLTEKLKFWKPAEKTTVDPSKQYRVKVEENGETGSKVTIVDKEGNK
- a CDS encoding MBL fold metallo-hydrolase, which codes for MRFSSIGSGSAGNGLLIEQGSTRLLLDCGFGLRDAEQRLARINITPDQLTGILITHEHEDHAGGVFKLARKYRIPVWLTHGTFKMIEKILPAEPIQLNIIDSHSRFNIHELEVSPYPVPHDAREPVQYVFSNGDKKLGVLTDTGCSTPHIQNMLSGCHALMLECNHDLEMLMNGIYPMSLKQRVSGRLGHLDNISAANILSKLDNHHLKHIIAAHLSEKNNTPALAISALSNALNCEKNWIGIAEQDKGFDWREI
- a CDS encoding cupin domain-containing protein — translated: MKKNSNSHSAPLTLLGGISAETFLKEYWHKKPLLIRGAMPDFEGFLTPNELAGLACEEDVQSRLISYVKKVWKLEQGPFAEKRFAKLPDRDWTLLVQSVNHHMQEANDLLQQFNFIPQARLDDLMVSYAPDGGGVGPHFDSYDVFLLQGCGQRIWHISEQEDLTLVEGAPLRILKHFNTEQTFTLSAGDMLYLPPQVAHWGIAVGDCMTYSIGFRAPTAQELAGKFLDYLHERRRLSGRYADPELAPQANSAVIGQAMVAQVSSILDGLKWGDEDVADFLGQYLTEPKSHVVFDSPKQISQQAFEKRMKSQGIQLSFKSQLLIANHVYYLNGEAITIEADAENLLAQLSNTRKLTPQEMAEATNLGDAFIAEMHAWYLAGCIIFLQ